One Edaphobacter flagellatus genomic region harbors:
- a CDS encoding helix-turn-helix domain-containing protein codes for MATMMAPVEQREVLRCDHCSLVQFRTANSLCRRCHKSLEVEEPEPVAAPLSIVPQSTPAAEGLQVATAVRDLRHVRNLSQRQLAARMNVPRTYISKIENGKAMPTLSSLDRLAKALQVDISTLLRDPSTRHRDETAVLMNDPFLAEIAAYVSQLDSLQRSIFLNHVRELAAGRRRTA; via the coding sequence ATGGCAACTATGATGGCACCCGTCGAGCAGCGCGAGGTATTGCGCTGTGACCACTGCAGCCTGGTGCAGTTTCGTACAGCAAATTCACTGTGCCGCCGCTGCCACAAATCGCTCGAGGTCGAAGAGCCTGAGCCGGTTGCAGCCCCGCTGTCCATCGTTCCACAATCCACGCCAGCAGCAGAAGGCCTTCAGGTCGCTACTGCGGTTCGTGATCTGCGTCATGTTCGTAACCTGTCGCAGCGTCAGCTTGCGGCTCGCATGAACGTGCCGCGTACGTATATCTCGAAGATCGAGAATGGCAAGGCGATGCCGACCCTCTCCTCGCTCGATCGTCTGGCGAAGGCCCTGCAGGTGGACATCTCCACCCTGCTGCGCGATCCCAGCACGCGTCATCGCGACGAGACCGCCGTGCTGATGAACGATCCGTTCCTGGCCGAGATCGCAGCCTACGTCTCGCAGCTCGATTCCCTGCAGCGCTCCATCTTCCTCAATCACGTACGCGAGCTGGCCGCTGGCCGTCGCCGCACGGCCTAG
- a CDS encoding DHH family phosphoesterase: protein MECKVFYHDKCFDGACSASVFTRFHRECVKSVSAYSYQGLVHRAGALFDEREFSDGENAIVDFKYSTSKKVTWWFDHHLSAFLTPEDQADYERGQADGSATMRKFYDPNYTSCTGLILDVAANKFGFSTKGLEELRYWADIVDGAKYESAKAAVEMAAPAMKLTMVIESTQDETLVKRLIPLLTEMPLQQVLDQPFVQALLGPLMERHWAGLELIRSRATMERGVITFDITDHPTEGYNKFIPYYLFPEGTYNVGLSKSSFRTKVAVGTNPWTTLPAEKLANIADICERYGGGGHARVGAVSFPPDCEDEARKAAAEIVAELRGREVTD from the coding sequence TTGGAGTGTAAGGTTTTTTATCACGATAAGTGCTTCGATGGGGCGTGTTCGGCCTCGGTGTTTACGCGGTTTCATCGGGAGTGCGTGAAGTCGGTGTCGGCGTATTCGTACCAGGGACTGGTACACAGGGCTGGCGCGTTGTTTGATGAGCGAGAGTTTAGCGACGGCGAAAACGCGATCGTCGACTTTAAGTACTCGACGTCGAAGAAGGTGACTTGGTGGTTCGATCATCACCTGAGTGCATTTCTGACCCCCGAGGATCAGGCAGACTATGAGCGCGGTCAGGCGGATGGCTCGGCGACGATGCGGAAGTTTTATGACCCGAACTATACGTCGTGCACGGGGTTGATTCTCGACGTGGCAGCGAACAAGTTCGGCTTCAGCACGAAGGGGCTGGAAGAGCTGCGTTATTGGGCCGATATCGTTGACGGTGCGAAGTACGAGAGTGCAAAGGCTGCGGTGGAGATGGCCGCTCCAGCAATGAAGCTGACGATGGTGATCGAGAGCACGCAGGATGAGACGCTGGTGAAACGGCTGATTCCTCTGCTGACGGAGATGCCGCTGCAGCAGGTGCTGGATCAGCCGTTTGTGCAGGCGTTGCTTGGGCCGCTGATGGAGCGGCACTGGGCCGGGCTGGAGCTGATTCGCTCGCGGGCGACGATGGAGCGTGGAGTGATTACGTTCGACATCACCGATCATCCGACGGAGGGCTATAACAAGTTCATCCCTTACTACCTGTTCCCGGAGGGGACATACAACGTGGGGTTGAGCAAATCGAGCTTCCGCACGAAGGTGGCTGTAGGAACAAATCCATGGACGACTCTGCCTGCGGAGAAGCTGGCGAATATAGCGGATATCTGTGAGCGCTACGGTGGCGGTGGACATGCGCGCGTGGGAGCGGTAAGCTTTCCGCCGGACTGTGAAGATGAAGCTCGCAAAGCGGCTGCTGAGATTGTGGCGGAGCTAAGGGGCAGGGAAGTTACGGACTGA
- a CDS encoding phosphatidate cytidylyltransferase, giving the protein MKRILTATVLILAVFALLFFGQLWMITLAAAIVAELAAYEYLKLASVGAEAHGAHLRIPVWWMAIATAMAFVVTLPNFPVEAQLPVLSALALLLFAWNGFRAPLVQVLPDTAQGLFGLIWIAYPLTLVPLLWKQEDGPALVVFLMVCVWAGDIAALYVGKAFGKHKLAPRLSPGKTWEGSIASIAGSLAAAGLVIWIGDFLTARGNLILHITEPIWQTLLLAAVLNVAAQVGDLLESAVKRGAGVKDSGTMLPGHGGILDRIDALLVAAPVLWLALLLKDRFNLGRF; this is encoded by the coding sequence ATGAAACGAATCCTTACCGCGACCGTTCTCATCCTCGCCGTCTTCGCCCTTCTCTTCTTCGGCCAGCTCTGGATGATCACCCTGGCCGCCGCCATCGTCGCAGAACTGGCCGCCTACGAATACCTCAAGCTGGCCTCTGTCGGTGCCGAAGCTCATGGCGCGCATCTCCGCATTCCCGTCTGGTGGATGGCGATCGCCACGGCCATGGCCTTCGTCGTCACCCTGCCTAACTTCCCCGTCGAAGCCCAGCTCCCCGTCCTTAGCGCCCTTGCGCTGCTGCTCTTTGCCTGGAACGGCTTCCGGGCACCCCTCGTTCAGGTCCTGCCGGATACGGCGCAGGGCCTCTTCGGACTTATCTGGATCGCCTATCCGCTCACGCTCGTCCCTCTACTCTGGAAGCAGGAGGACGGCCCTGCGCTTGTCGTCTTCCTGATGGTTTGCGTCTGGGCTGGGGACATCGCCGCACTTTACGTCGGCAAGGCCTTTGGCAAGCACAAGCTGGCCCCGCGACTCAGCCCCGGCAAAACCTGGGAGGGCTCCATCGCTTCCATCGCCGGTAGCCTGGCCGCCGCAGGACTCGTCATCTGGATCGGCGATTTCCTCACCGCGCGGGGCAACCTCATCCTCCACATCACGGAACCCATCTGGCAGACGCTGTTGCTTGCCGCCGTGCTCAATGTTGCGGCGCAGGTCGGCGATCTGCTTGAATCCGCCGTCAAGCGCGGTGCAGGCGTCAAGGACTCCGGCACCATGCTGCCCGGCCACGGAGGCATCCTCGATCGCATAGACGCACTGCTGGTCGCCGCCCCCGTGCTCTGGCTCGCCCTGCTGCTCAAAGACCGCTTCAACCTGGGACGGTTCTAA
- a CDS encoding DUF3861 domain-containing protein: protein MSRYRYRITVEKLADAKGEAVRGQSLTFYAVNHDDILEIVEKLESRLPFDAGTAASLGVGLKLFSGVTLTYRNHPIFTDIHPALSEFIQQLKRQPEIQPAS, encoded by the coding sequence ATGAGTCGCTATCGCTACCGGATCACGGTAGAGAAGCTTGCTGATGCGAAAGGTGAGGCTGTGCGTGGCCAGAGCCTCACCTTTTATGCAGTCAACCACGATGACATCCTGGAGATTGTGGAGAAGCTGGAATCGCGGCTGCCGTTTGATGCCGGAACCGCGGCCTCGCTTGGTGTGGGGCTGAAGCTCTTCAGCGGGGTTACGCTGACGTACCGCAATCACCCGATCTTCACGGACATTCACCCTGCACTCAGCGAGTTTATCCAGCAGCTAAAACGGCAGCCGGAGATACAGCCGGCAAGTTAG
- the rseP gene encoding RIP metalloprotease RseP: MSTIIQLGIVLGIMVLVHEFGHFAVAKLCGIRVETFSIGFGKRLFGFRRGDTDYRVSLLPLGGYVKMAGDNPGEAPTDPGDFNAHPRWQRILVALAGPFANFILALALMTGVYMLHNEVQEYLSAPAQADYISPNTPAEHTGIRSGDLIVHYDTVENPTWDQVAIRSLLNLNQTIAFSYMHDGQRVDTKLFVEAKGGAENFSLDRIGLIPKMQDAPVQIDTLEPNMPAMRAGLQPHDQIVTIDGFHFHSVLALLSYLQDQAGKPASLVVLRDGRNIPVQLTPELAEVGDGTKDYRIGFRPVAPPVKVERLPFDKAVVASWDYNKKNSLLIVEVVKRMFTRQVSVRSLSGPIGIGQQIHQAASMPGWMPLVGLMSYISINLGIFNLLPIPILDGGMILFLLVESLLRRDLNQQLKERVYQVAFVCILVFAALVIFNDISKLNLFTRLKP, from the coding sequence ATGTCGACAATTATTCAGCTAGGCATCGTGCTCGGCATCATGGTTCTTGTGCATGAGTTTGGCCACTTTGCCGTGGCCAAACTCTGCGGTATCCGCGTCGAGACCTTCTCCATCGGCTTCGGCAAACGCCTCTTCGGCTTCCGCCGCGGCGATACCGACTACCGTGTCTCGCTGCTTCCCCTCGGCGGGTACGTCAAGATGGCGGGCGACAACCCCGGCGAAGCACCGACCGATCCTGGCGACTTTAACGCGCATCCGCGCTGGCAGCGCATCCTCGTCGCACTTGCAGGCCCCTTTGCCAACTTCATCCTGGCGCTGGCGCTGATGACCGGTGTCTACATGCTGCACAACGAGGTGCAGGAGTATCTCTCAGCCCCGGCCCAGGCGGACTACATTTCGCCCAACACTCCGGCTGAACATACCGGCATCCGTTCCGGCGATCTCATCGTTCACTACGACACCGTCGAAAACCCCACCTGGGACCAGGTCGCGATTCGTTCGCTGCTGAACCTCAACCAGACCATCGCCTTCTCCTACATGCACGACGGACAGCGCGTTGATACCAAGCTTTTCGTCGAAGCCAAGGGCGGCGCCGAGAACTTCTCACTCGACCGCATCGGACTCATCCCCAAAATGCAGGATGCCCCGGTCCAGATCGATACTCTCGAGCCCAACATGCCTGCCATGCGCGCAGGGCTACAGCCCCACGACCAGATCGTCACCATCGACGGGTTCCACTTTCATTCGGTTCTTGCTCTGCTCTCTTACCTGCAGGATCAGGCCGGTAAGCCCGCCTCGCTGGTTGTGCTTCGCGACGGCCGCAATATTCCTGTACAGCTGACTCCCGAGCTTGCTGAAGTTGGCGACGGCACCAAGGACTATCGCATCGGATTCCGTCCCGTAGCTCCTCCCGTCAAAGTCGAGCGGCTGCCCTTCGATAAGGCCGTCGTCGCCTCGTGGGACTACAACAAGAAGAACTCGCTGCTGATTGTTGAGGTCGTCAAGCGCATGTTCACCCGTCAGGTTTCGGTGCGCTCGCTTTCAGGCCCCATCGGCATCGGCCAGCAGATTCACCAGGCCGCTTCGATGCCTGGCTGGATGCCCCTGGTTGGGTTGATGTCCTACATCTCCATCAATCTCGGCATCTTCAACCTGCTGCCGATCCCGATCCTCGACGGAGGCATGATCCTCTTCCTCCTCGTCGAATCGCTCCTGCGCCGCGACCTCAACCAGCAGCTCAAGGAGCGCGTCTATCAAGTCGCCTTCGTCTGCATCCTGGTCTTTGCCGCGCTGGTCATCTTCAATGACATCAGCAAGCTGAATCTGTTTACACGGCTCAAGCCATAG
- the pncA gene encoding bifunctional nicotinamidase/pyrazinamidase, with amino-acid sequence MPDFRQMQLVPTDVLLVIDMQNDFCPGGALAVAGGDQVVPVINQLARRFEHVVLTQDWHPHGHISFASSHPGAAPFTTVDVAYGKQTLWPDHCVQGTPGAELHPGLSIPHAELILRKGFRREIDSYSAFLEDDHKTPTGLAGYLRERGLKRLFLCGLAYDFCVRYSAVDGTTAGFECVVIEDATRAVELPGSVEETSNALASNHISRISSTTDLLTR; translated from the coding sequence ATGCCAGACTTTAGGCAGATGCAACTCGTCCCTACAGACGTACTACTCGTCATCGATATGCAGAACGATTTCTGCCCCGGTGGAGCCCTCGCTGTCGCGGGCGGAGATCAGGTTGTCCCCGTCATCAACCAGCTGGCGCGGCGCTTTGAGCACGTCGTCCTCACGCAGGACTGGCACCCGCACGGCCACATCTCCTTCGCCTCCAGCCATCCTGGCGCTGCTCCCTTCACCACGGTTGATGTCGCGTACGGCAAGCAGACCCTTTGGCCCGATCACTGCGTGCAGGGGACTCCAGGAGCCGAGCTGCACCCCGGACTCAGCATCCCTCATGCCGAGCTCATCCTGCGCAAAGGCTTTCGCCGCGAGATCGACAGCTACTCTGCTTTTCTGGAAGACGACCACAAGACACCGACCGGCCTGGCAGGCTATCTTCGCGAACGTGGACTGAAACGGCTATTCCTCTGCGGACTGGCTTATGACTTCTGTGTGCGGTACTCAGCAGTTGATGGGACGACGGCTGGGTTTGAGTGCGTTGTGATTGAGGACGCAACGCGGGCAGTAGAATTGCCCGGTTCCGTTGAGGAAACAAGCAACGCTCTAGCCAGCAACCATATCAGCCGCATCTCCTCTACTACTGATTTGCTCACTCGCTAA
- a CDS encoding 1-deoxy-D-xylulose-5-phosphate reductoisomerase: MKKLAILGSTGSIGTSTLSICESFPDRYQPIALAAGQNLDVAFAQCERWRPQVISIATEELAGQLQQRLKSAGITGIEVVHGTAGTVHIATLPAVDFVVSAIVGVAGLEATYAAVKAGKTIGLANKECLVAAGELIMAAAKEHNVALLPIDSEHNAVHQCMSGGTPREVQQVWLTASGGPFRNTPLADFEHITPAQALKHPTWVMGQRITIDSATMMNKGFEVIEACRLFSLPPAQVRVTIHPQSTVHSMVEFIDGSILAQISVTDMRLPILYALAYPERVDATPAPGLKFDLAKLSQLDFSAPDLNRFPCLRLAYEAAETGGNACIALNAADEIAVAAFLEGRIPFLGIPRTIEQVLLQTPGGHPASISHVLEADLQARVTAREVIANQLAGVR; this comes from the coding sequence GTGAAAAAGCTCGCCATCCTCGGCTCGACCGGCTCCATCGGTACCTCCACGCTCTCCATCTGCGAATCCTTCCCTGACCGCTACCAGCCCATCGCTCTTGCCGCTGGGCAAAACCTCGATGTGGCCTTCGCGCAATGCGAGCGTTGGCGTCCGCAGGTGATCTCCATCGCTACCGAAGAGCTTGCCGGACAACTGCAGCAGCGTCTGAAGAGCGCGGGCATCACTGGTATTGAGGTCGTCCACGGCACCGCTGGAACGGTTCACATCGCCACGTTGCCTGCAGTCGATTTTGTCGTCTCGGCCATCGTCGGTGTCGCCGGTCTTGAAGCTACCTATGCCGCCGTCAAGGCAGGTAAGACCATCGGCCTCGCCAACAAGGAGTGCCTCGTCGCTGCGGGCGAGCTCATCATGGCAGCAGCCAAAGAGCACAACGTTGCCCTGCTGCCCATCGACTCCGAACACAACGCCGTCCACCAATGCATGAGCGGCGGTACTCCGCGTGAGGTTCAGCAGGTGTGGCTTACCGCCTCCGGAGGCCCCTTCCGCAATACCCCGCTAGCTGACTTTGAGCACATTACCCCGGCCCAGGCACTCAAGCACCCTACCTGGGTCATGGGCCAGCGCATCACCATCGACTCGGCGACGATGATGAATAAAGGCTTTGAGGTCATCGAAGCCTGCCGACTCTTCTCCCTGCCCCCTGCGCAGGTTCGCGTCACCATCCATCCGCAGTCAACTGTCCACTCGATGGTTGAGTTCATCGACGGCAGCATCCTTGCGCAGATCTCCGTCACCGATATGCGGCTGCCTATCCTCTATGCTCTGGCTTACCCCGAACGCGTCGACGCCACCCCTGCACCAGGGCTCAAATTCGACCTGGCTAAGTTGAGCCAGTTGGACTTTTCCGCACCCGACCTCAATCGCTTCCCCTGTCTCCGCCTCGCCTACGAAGCTGCCGAAACCGGCGGCAATGCCTGCATCGCCCTCAACGCCGCCGACGAAATCGCCGTCGCTGCCTTCCTCGAAGGACGTATCCCCTTCCTTGGCATTCCGCGTACAATAGAGCAGGTGCTGCTGCAAACGCCGGGGGGGCATCCTGCGTCTATCTCTCATGTGCTCGAAGCCGATCTTCAGGCCCGGGTCACGGCGCGGGAAGTGATCGCCAACCAGCTTGCCGGTGTACGATAA
- a CDS encoding PadR family transcriptional regulator produces MFHTNFKGFRGGCDPHEAKQQFFERMHEARERFGAGFGEFGRGRHGRGRGFGGPWGGRMFGGQDLRYVILQLISEKPSYGYEIIKSIQDKLGGTYAPSPGIVYPMLTMLEEMGWASVAQEGARKLYSITEEGAKALAANRAMVDALFARMDHTRSEYARQRPQQIERAVENLRMALRMKMSSLTAEQINAVTDIIDAAAKQIERV; encoded by the coding sequence ATGTTTCATACAAATTTCAAAGGCTTTCGTGGTGGATGCGATCCCCATGAGGCCAAGCAGCAATTTTTTGAGAGGATGCACGAAGCGCGCGAACGTTTCGGCGCCGGTTTTGGCGAGTTTGGCCGTGGACGTCACGGCCGCGGTCGCGGTTTTGGTGGCCCCTGGGGAGGCCGGATGTTCGGCGGGCAGGACCTGCGTTATGTGATCCTGCAGCTGATCTCCGAGAAGCCCAGTTACGGCTACGAGATCATCAAGTCGATCCAGGACAAGCTGGGTGGCACCTACGCTCCAAGCCCGGGGATCGTCTATCCGATGTTGACGATGCTCGAAGAGATGGGCTGGGCAAGCGTCGCTCAGGAGGGCGCACGGAAGCTCTACTCGATTACCGAGGAGGGAGCCAAGGCGCTGGCCGCGAACAGAGCGATGGTCGATGCGCTGTTCGCCCGGATGGACCATACGCGCAGCGAATATGCCAGGCAGCGTCCGCAGCAGATTGAACGTGCCGTCGAAAATCTGCGTATGGCGCTGCGGATGAAGATGTCGTCGCTGACGGCGGAGCAGATCAACGCGGTTACCGACATTATCGATGCGGCAGCCAAGCAGATTGAGAGAGTGTGA
- a CDS encoding isoprenyl transferase, whose translation MPPTSPSRVHELSSEEQAVYRQLDPSRLPQHIAIIMDGNGRWAGKRALKRFLGHQQGAESVQYVVETASRINLPFLTLYAFSLENNLKRPKSEVTFLMKLLKNYLIGNVKRMNDNNVRMNYIGRTYDLPQEVQETMQWAMESTAKNSGTTLTLALNYGARSEIVDAVRRILTDLTTEAHTRGCSVEDLLGAGALDSLEESTISRALYTADMPDPDLIVRTSGEQRISNFLLWQIAYSEIFITDRLWPDFRGVHLLEAIADYQRRDRRFGGLNDNSDEKIDSLQPVSELENEIANELAPPRELTRR comes from the coding sequence TTGCCCCCCACTTCCCCCAGCCGCGTGCACGAGCTCTCTTCTGAAGAGCAGGCCGTCTACCGGCAGCTCGATCCCTCACGTCTCCCGCAGCACATCGCCATCATCATGGATGGCAATGGCCGCTGGGCGGGTAAGCGTGCGCTCAAGCGTTTTCTGGGCCATCAGCAGGGCGCTGAGAGCGTGCAGTATGTCGTCGAAACCGCCTCGCGCATCAATCTTCCCTTCCTCACCCTCTATGCTTTCTCGCTGGAGAACAATCTCAAGCGGCCTAAGTCCGAAGTCACCTTCCTGATGAAGCTGCTGAAGAACTATCTCATCGGCAACGTCAAGCGGATGAACGACAACAACGTCCGCATGAACTATATCGGCCGCACCTACGATCTGCCGCAAGAGGTCCAGGAGACGATGCAGTGGGCCATGGAATCCACAGCGAAGAACAGCGGCACCACCCTCACGCTGGCGCTCAACTATGGCGCGCGCTCAGAGATTGTTGACGCCGTCCGTCGTATCCTGACCGACCTCACCACCGAAGCCCACACACGCGGCTGCTCCGTGGAAGATCTGCTCGGCGCCGGCGCTCTGGATTCGCTCGAGGAGTCCACCATCTCCCGTGCGCTCTACACGGCCGACATGCCCGACCCCGACCTGATCGTCCGTACTTCGGGCGAGCAGCGTATCTCCAATTTCCTGCTCTGGCAGATCGCCTACTCCGAGATCTTCATTACCGATCGTCTCTGGCCCGACTTCCGCGGCGTCCACCTGCTTGAGGCCATCGCCGACTACCAGCGTCGCGACCGGCGTTTCGGGGGACTCAACGACAACTCTGACGAGAAGATTGACTCGCTGCAGCCTGTCTCCGAGCTCGAAAACGAAATTGCCAACGAACTCGCCCCACCCCGCGAGCTGACTCGCCGCTAA
- a CDS encoding HD domain-containing protein, with translation MGFGRQEAQALLEEWTKGESLRKHGLAVSVCTESYGRREAARLGISGAEADAFAEPYACAGLLHDMDYERHPSLEEHPFVGVKYLREQGWPEPVLRAILAHADYSGVPRESHLEKALFACDELAGFLTACALVKPTKSIHDVEVAGVKKKMKDKAFARAVKREDITGGAELLGIPLEEHLGNCLRAMQERAGELGLAGSEATT, from the coding sequence ATGGGATTTGGCAGGCAAGAGGCGCAGGCGTTGCTCGAGGAGTGGACGAAAGGCGAGTCGTTGCGCAAGCATGGGCTGGCCGTTTCGGTGTGTACAGAGTCTTATGGCCGCCGTGAGGCAGCGCGTCTCGGAATAAGCGGCGCAGAGGCAGATGCCTTTGCCGAGCCGTATGCCTGTGCTGGGCTACTACATGACATGGACTATGAGCGGCACCCTTCGCTCGAGGAGCACCCCTTTGTCGGCGTGAAGTATCTGCGCGAGCAGGGATGGCCGGAGCCGGTGCTGCGTGCCATTCTGGCTCATGCTGACTACTCGGGTGTGCCACGAGAGTCGCATCTGGAAAAGGCGCTCTTCGCCTGCGACGAGCTTGCAGGGTTCCTGACAGCCTGCGCGTTGGTCAAGCCGACGAAGTCGATCCACGATGTCGAGGTGGCAGGCGTGAAGAAGAAGATGAAGGACAAAGCCTTCGCCCGTGCAGTGAAGCGAGAAGACATTACGGGAGGAGCGGAGCTGCTGGGGATCCCGCTGGAGGAGCATCTGGGGAATTGTCTGAGGGCGATGCAGGAGCGGGCGGGAGAGTTGGGGCTGGCGGGGAGTGAGGCGACAACTTAG